AGCGGCACGTATTCGCGTGAGTGATCGGTGCTCGGCGTGGTCGGGTCGTTGCCGTGGTCGGCGGTCACGATCAGGATTTCGTCATCGCGCAGGTGCGAAAGCAGCTCCGCGCACCGATCGTCGAACTGCTCGAGCGCGCGCCCGAAGCCGACCGGATCATTGCGATGTCCGTAGGCCTGATCGAAGTCGACCAGATTGGCGAACACCAGGCCGCGGCCCGGACGTCGAAGCAGATCGAGCAGGATCTCCTCCCCTTCGGAATTGTCCTTCGTGTGCAGCGCGTCGGTCACGCCGCGTCCCGCGAACAGATCGTCCACCTTGCCGACCGTGATCACCGGCTCGCCGCGCTCCACCACCCGATCGAGCAGTGTTGCGTGCGGCGGCACCAGCGAGAAGTCACGACGATTCGTGGTGCGTTTGTAGCTGCCGGGTGCTCCCTCGAATGGCCGCGCGATGACGCGTCCCACCGCGTGCTCCCCGGCCAGGAGCCCGCGCGCCGCGCCGCAGGCGGCGTACAACTGATCGAGCGGCACCGTGGTTTCGTGGGCAGCGACCTGGAAAACACTGTCGGCCGAAGTGTACACGATGAGTTTTCCGGTCCGCTGATGCTCTTCGCCGAGCCGCGCGATGATCTCGGTGCCGGACGCGGCGACGTTGCCGAGCCATCCCCGGCCGGTGCGCTCGCACCACGCCTCCAGCAGCCGGGGCGGAAACCCGTTCGGATAGGTCGGAAACGCGCGCTTCTGCACCAGCCCCGCGATCTCCCAGTGACCCGTTGTGCTGTCCTTGCCCGGCGAGCGTTCGGCCATGCGGCCGTAAGCGGCGCGCGGATCCACGCGCGCCGGCACGCCGCGCAGTGGCTCGATACAGCCGAGGCCCAGCCGCTCGAGCGTGGGCAGCCGCAGTCCACCGACCGCCTCGGCGACGTGCCGAAGCGTGTGGCTCCCCTCGTCGCCGTAGTCGGCCGCGTCAGGCAGCGCTCCGATGCCGACGCCGTCGAGCACGATCAGAACGACGCGCATGGGCACCTCACGACGGTTCACCGCGTGCGGCGCGCGCGGCGGCGAGCGCCTCGTCGCGCATGCGAAAGTGATCCGCGGCCTGGTGGGTCCACGCTTCGCTCTCTCCCACCAGCGAAGTCAGCTTCACCGGTCGGCCACCTCGCACGAAGATTCGCGTCACCCGCTTGCCGATCGTGCACATGATCTCGTAGGGCAGCGTTTCGCTGCCGGCCGCCACCTCTTCGATCGGGAGCCGGACATCGCCCTGCTCACCGAACAGCACCACTTCGTCGCCGACTTGGACGTCGGCGAGGTCGGTGACGTCGAGCATCGTCAAGTCCATGGTGACCCTCCCCACGATCGGTACACGGTGCCCGCGCACCAGCATGTGCCCGCGGTTCGAGAGCAGCCACGAGTAGCCATGTCCGTAGCCGACGGCCACCACGCCGATGCGACTCGGACGCGTGCTCGTCCAGGTGCGCGCATAGCTGACCGTGTCACCCGGCGGAAGGTCGCGAAGCTGCACGATGCGGCTCTTGAAAGCCATCACCGGCTGCAGATCGAGATGCGCCGAGTCGCGCGGCGGGTGATGCCCATAGGCCACGAGCCCAACTCGCACCCAGTCAAAGTGACCGTCCTCCAGGTTCATGGTGCCGGCACTGTTCGAGGCGTGCACGCGGGGTGGCGCGATTCCGCGTCGCTCGAGCTCCGCGAGGACTTCGCGAAACCGATCGAGCTGCGATCTCGAGTAGGCGAGGTCCTCGCCATCCGCGTCCGGGAAGTGCGTGTAGACGGACGCGAGTCGCAACCCCGGGAGTGCCACGGCGCGCGCGATGAAGTCGGCCGCGACGTCGAAACGCACGCCGGTGCGTCCCATGCCGGTGTCGACCTCGACGTGAAACCGCGCCGGGCGCCGGGTGTCCGTTGCCATTCGAGACAGGGCCTGGGCAAACGCTTCATCGCCGACCGAGGGTTCGAGATCGTTCGCGAGCGACTCGCCGATCTCGGCTTCGAGCAGCGGCGAGAGCACCAGGATCGGCAGCCGGTTGCCGGAGCGTCGCAACTGAATGCCCTCGTGGAGCGTCGCAACCCCGAGTGCGGCCACCCCTTCGTCGGCCGCCGCCGCCGCAACCTCTACCGCCCCATGCCCGTAAGCGTCGGCCTTCACGACCAGCAGGAGGTTGCGCTCCGAGCCGATTCGCCGTCGCACCGACTCGAGATTGTGGGAGAAGCGATCGAGGTCGACTTCGACCCACGTCGAGACCGGCATCGGCACGCGGAACCTCCGGAACGCAGGTCGCGCGCAACGGGCGGACACCCGTGCGCGGACAGAGGGCTGGTAGCATAGCCACCTCATTCGAGGCGGGCAACGAAGCTCCCCGCGTTGCCGAGCTCGTTCGAACCTGGAGGCGCACGTTGGACTTTCAGCCGGCCACGCTTCTCGCAATCGCATCCGGTGTGGTGA
This window of the Candidatus Eisenbacteria bacterium genome carries:
- a CDS encoding phosphopentomutase, coding for MRVVLIVLDGVGIGALPDAADYGDEGSHTLRHVAEAVGGLRLPTLERLGLGCIEPLRGVPARVDPRAAYGRMAERSPGKDSTTGHWEIAGLVQKRAFPTYPNGFPPRLLEAWCERTGRGWLGNVAASGTEIIARLGEEHQRTGKLIVYTSADSVFQVAAHETTVPLDQLYAACGAARGLLAGEHAVGRVIARPFEGAPGSYKRTTNRRDFSLVPPHATLLDRVVERGEPVITVGKVDDLFAGRGVTDALHTKDNSEGEEILLDLLRRPGRGLVFANLVDFDQAYGHRNDPVGFGRALEQFDDRCAELLSHLRDDEILIVTADHGNDPTTPSTDHSREYVPLLVSGPRVRAGRALGTRETFADLGATIVEFFGAGPLPAGESFLRE
- the alr gene encoding alanine racemase; protein product: MPMPVSTWVEVDLDRFSHNLESVRRRIGSERNLLLVVKADAYGHGAVEVAAAAADEGVAALGVATLHEGIQLRRSGNRLPILVLSPLLEAEIGESLANDLEPSVGDEAFAQALSRMATDTRRPARFHVEVDTGMGRTGVRFDVAADFIARAVALPGLRLASVYTHFPDADGEDLAYSRSQLDRFREVLAELERRGIAPPRVHASNSAGTMNLEDGHFDWVRVGLVAYGHHPPRDSAHLDLQPVMAFKSRIVQLRDLPPGDTVSYARTWTSTRPSRIGVVAVGYGHGYSWLLSNRGHMLVRGHRVPIVGRVTMDLTMLDVTDLADVQVGDEVVLFGEQGDVRLPIEEVAAGSETLPYEIMCTIGKRVTRIFVRGGRPVKLTSLVGESEAWTHQAADHFRMRDEALAAARAARGEPS